From Oryza sativa Japonica Group chromosome 4, ASM3414082v1, one genomic window encodes:
- the LOC107280605 gene encoding large ribosomal subunit protein uL2cz/uL2cy, whose protein sequence is MAEWLKRPTHNWRILNNTAKHLYKTPIPSTRKGTIDRQVKSNPRNNLIHGRHRCGKGRNSRGIITARHRGGGHKRLYRKIDFRRNQKDISGRIVTIEYDPNRNAYICLIHYGDGEKGYILHPRGAIIGDTIVSGTKVPISMGNALPLKSTSTDMPLGTAIHNIEITRGRGGQLARAAGAVAKLIAKEGKSATLRLPSGEVRLVSQNCLATVGQVGNVGVNQKSLGRAGSKCWLGKRPVVRGVVMNPVDHPHGGGEGKAPIGRKKPTTPWGYPALGRRTRKRKKYSDSFILRRRK, encoded by the exons ATGGCTGAATGGTTAAAGCGCCCAACTCATAATTG GAGAATACTTAATAATACGGCGAAACATTTATACAAAACACCTATCCCGAGCACACGCAAGGGAACCATAGATAGGCAAGTGAAATCCAATCCACGAAATAATTTGATCCATGGACGGCACCGTTGTGGTAAAGGTCGTAATTCCAGAGGAATCATTACCGCAAGGCATAGAGGGGGAGGTCATAAGCGCCTATACCGTAAAATCGATTTTCGACGGAATCAAAAAGACATATCTGGTAGAATCGTAACCATAGAATACGACCCTAATCGAAATGCGTACATTTGTCTCATACACTATGGGGATGGTGAGAAGGGATATATTTTACATCCCAGAGGGGCTATAATTGGAGATACTATTGTTTCTGGTACAAAAGTTCCTATATCAATGGGAAATGCCCTACCTTTGA aatctACTTCAACCGATATGCCCTTAGGCACGGCCATACATAACATAGAAATCACACGTGGAAGGGGTGGGCAATTAGCTAGAGCAGCAGGTGCTGTAGCGAAACTGATTGCAAAAGAAGGTAAATCGGCCACTTTAAGATTACCATCTGGGGAGGTCCGTTTGGTATCCCAAAACTGCTTAGCAACAGTCGGACAAGTGGGTAATGTTGGGGTGAACCAAAAAAGTTTGGGTAGAGCCGGGTCTAAGTGTTGGCTAGGTAAACGCCCCGTAGTAAGAGGGGTAGTTATGAACCCTGTGGACCACCCCCATGGGGGCGGTGAAGGGAAAGCCCCCATTGGTAGAAAAAAACCCACAACCCCTTGGGGTTATCCTGCGCTTGGAAGAAGAactaggaaaaggaaaaaatatagtgATAGTTTTATTCTTCGTCGCCGTAAGTAA